TTTCCAATAGGAGCAAAAAGATTAATAAGCCTAGTGGAGATATTACAATTCTCATATTCAAGATTCAACTTTGAATTAGGATATAAAGGGGTTAAATTATCAAAAGGTATCCTATTTTGTGCAAACGTAGGATCTTGAGCATTAATGCTCTTAATCTTAATCATTGCAAAAAATCGCTCTCCATCTCTTGGAGACCTGATCTGCCCATATAAAATATCACCCGTCCTTAAATTAAAAAGCCTAATCTGAGAAGGTGAAACATAAACATCATTACCTCCTGAGAGATAAGAATTAGATGCTGTACGTAAAAAACCATACCCATCACTCAACACATCGAGAACACCAGTAAATAAAACATCAATATTATGTTCAGTTAATATCTTGACAAGCAGAAATATTAATTCTGTCTTTTTCATTGTTACTGCAATAGTATGATTAGTACCAAGTCCTTCAACAACTTTCCTAATTTCAGTAATTGGCTTATCATAAAGACTGTCAATAACTATAAAATCTTTGCCATCTAAAAAACTAATAATATTACTTTGTTCAAGGGTCTTAATACTGCATTCTAAATCCGGATCAGACATATCATAATCAAAATCCGATGAGCCCCCATGAGATTCTTTTAATTTATCAATATCAGAGTTCTTAAGTCCACCAGAAACAGATTCTTTCTTAGTGACAACCTTAACCACCTTTTTCTTAGAATGATCATCAATTTTTAATTCCTTAGAAGAATTTAAACGCTTCATTTCATCCTCTAAATCAAATTCCTCAAATTTTTTATCCATAATCTCCTCTATGAGATAATTTTTAAGAAGG
The DNA window shown above is from Borrelia anserina Es and carries:
- the rho gene encoding transcription termination factor Rho, producing the protein MDKKFEEFDLEDEMKRLNSSKELKIDDHSKKKVVKVVTKKESVSGGLKNSDIDKLKESHGGSSDFDYDMSDPDLECSIKTLEQSNIISFLDGKDFIVIDSLYDKPITEIRKVVEGLGTNHTIAVTMKKTELIFLLVKILTEHNIDVLFTGVLDVLSDGYGFLRTASNSYLSGGNDVYVSPSQIRLFNLRTGDILYGQIRSPRDGERFFAMIKIKSINAQDPTFAQNRIPFDNLTPLYPNSKLNLEYENCNISTRLINLFAPIGKGQRALIVSPPKAGKTTLLQKIANAITTNYPGIVLMILLIDERPEEVTDMIRGVKGEVIASNFDEQASRHVQVAEMVIEKAKRLVENKKDVVILLDSITRLARAYNQTMPTSGKILSGGVDSNALHKPKRFFGSARNIEEGGSLTIIATALVDTGSKMDEVIFEEFKSTGNMELILDRSLADRRLFPAINIKKSGTRKEELLLNEEERSKILLIRKILGGVDDYEGVEALVEKMKKSKNNEIFLKTMSNGD